A window from Chitinophaga filiformis encodes these proteins:
- a CDS encoding RimK family alpha-L-glutamate ligase, protein MHLKQVLVAFIPYRAQNNVMQKQTTMPDNKKIALICEDPANLFEMAGTEDKKLLESLRTRGWIAEAKDWKDPQADWPLYDLVILKSPYDYHYRLNEFSTWLHKLSALSVRLLNPVEMVLWNADKHYLKEISEAGFYIIPSIFLEKDVTTDLAGLFTRLGADKIIVKPCVSGGSKNTFTLVKGDPELGKHPLNELLRQEAFIAQPFLKEIHAGEWSLVFFGGRFSHAIVKKPKEGDFRVQPQYGATIHSVQPDAVVIKEATALVRRFAADALYTRVDGVLVDGKLALMELELIEPLLYTVFEERSVENYLAALEEKMQAVS, encoded by the coding sequence ATGCACTTAAAACAAGTGCTGGTGGCGTTTATACCTTACAGGGCGCAGAATAACGTAATGCAGAAACAAACTACTATGCCAGACAACAAGAAAATAGCACTGATATGTGAAGACCCTGCCAATTTATTTGAGATGGCAGGGACTGAGGATAAAAAACTGCTGGAAAGCCTTCGTACACGTGGCTGGATAGCAGAAGCGAAAGACTGGAAGGACCCGCAGGCTGACTGGCCCTTATACGATCTTGTCATCCTGAAATCGCCTTACGATTATCATTACCGCCTGAATGAATTCAGCACCTGGCTGCATAAATTGTCTGCATTGAGCGTACGCTTACTGAACCCGGTGGAGATGGTATTGTGGAATGCAGATAAACATTATCTGAAAGAGATCAGTGAGGCAGGATTTTATATTATTCCATCCATCTTCCTTGAAAAGGACGTTACGACTGACCTTGCTGGTTTATTTACCCGTCTGGGAGCAGATAAGATCATTGTAAAGCCATGTGTAAGCGGAGGTTCAAAAAACACTTTCACATTGGTCAAGGGAGATCCTGAATTAGGGAAACATCCCCTGAATGAATTGTTGCGGCAGGAAGCGTTTATTGCACAGCCCTTCCTGAAAGAGATCCATGCAGGTGAGTGGTCGCTTGTTTTCTTTGGCGGCCGTTTTAGTCATGCGATAGTGAAAAAGCCGAAAGAAGGCGATTTCCGTGTACAGCCACAATATGGCGCTACCATTCACAGTGTACAGCCTGATGCAGTTGTGATCAAAGAAGCTACAGCGCTGGTACGCCGTTTTGCAGCAGATGCCTTGTATACGCGTGTGGACGGTGTGCTTGTAGACGGGAAGCTGGCCTTAATGGAGCTGGAACTGATAGAGCCTCTACTGTATACCGTGTTTGAAGAAAGAAGCGTTGAGAACTATCTGGCGGCATTGGAAGAAAAGATGCAGGCGGTAAGCTAA
- a CDS encoding glycosyl hydrolase family 95 catalytic domain-containing protein — translation MNRTGLILLSLLLAGTGHVRAQQSLNKLKLWYKEPAVEWPQALPLGNGRLGAMIFGGTSEELVQLNEATLWSGGPVNNNINPGAARYLPAVREALFKEKYHEADSILRKMQGAYSQSFLPLGDVHIRQQLKDTAVSQYYRDLDIADAKALTRFTSGGVTYSREMFISAPDQVIVIRLKANKKGQLNFTVSTSSQLRYSNVITGKREIAMRGKAPSHADPNYVNYNKEPIKYEAPGSCNGMRYELRMRALSPDGNITTDTSGITVKNATEVTLLLTAATSFNGYDRCPDSEGLDEKALVDGYLKKAAALSYDNLLKRHEQDYHSFFKRVSLQLDGADQSALPTDERLRRYAAGGKDATLESLYFQFGRYLLISSSRAKAAPANLQGIWNKELRAPWSSNYTININTEMNYWPAEVCNLMEMQRPLYQLLKELSVTGQYTARNFYNARGWVAHHNTDIWAISNPVGDTGRGDPQWANWMMGGNWLCQFLWQHYRYTGDLQFLRDTAYPIMRSAALFSLDWLVKDPASGYLVTAPATSPENMFVLENGTREAVSVASTMDMTIIRELFNNVIKAGEVLQVDNALRDSLQVAADRLYPFKTGKDGSLQEWYKDWPSAEAEHRHISHLYGLFPGDQISPSATPELANAAKRTLEIRGDGGTGWSKAWKINTWARLEDGNHAYKLLRELLTLTGKGSIDMHDAGGTYANLFCAHPPFQIDGNFGGTSGIAQMLLNGQSNAIHLLPALPDSWASGEVKGLLAYDGHTIDMSWKEGKITKVTVHATRAGTCYLVSKHRLKATGNAQLAPMKPKDPSAGYPYALKTSAGGVYTLQGAE, via the coding sequence ATGAATAGAACAGGTCTCATTTTATTGTCTTTGCTTTTAGCAGGAACAGGTCATGTACGGGCGCAGCAATCCCTTAACAAGCTGAAACTCTGGTATAAAGAACCGGCTGTGGAATGGCCACAGGCCCTGCCATTAGGTAATGGCAGGTTAGGTGCGATGATATTTGGCGGTACCAGTGAAGAATTGGTCCAGCTCAATGAAGCTACTTTATGGTCTGGCGGGCCCGTTAATAACAATATCAATCCTGGTGCAGCCAGGTATCTGCCAGCCGTAAGAGAAGCTTTGTTTAAAGAAAAGTACCACGAAGCGGATAGTATTTTACGGAAGATGCAGGGAGCTTATTCCCAGTCATTCCTGCCTTTAGGGGATGTACATATCCGGCAGCAGCTGAAAGATACTGCGGTAAGCCAGTATTACCGCGACCTGGATATTGCAGATGCGAAAGCCCTGACACGTTTCACCAGCGGAGGCGTTACCTATTCCCGTGAAATGTTCATCTCCGCACCCGATCAGGTGATCGTAATAAGGCTTAAAGCAAATAAGAAAGGACAATTAAACTTTACCGTTTCTACTTCCAGTCAGCTGCGATATAGCAATGTGATTACAGGTAAAAGGGAGATTGCTATGAGAGGTAAAGCACCTTCTCATGCTGATCCTAACTATGTAAATTATAACAAAGAACCAATTAAATACGAGGCGCCCGGCAGTTGCAATGGTATGCGCTACGAACTGCGGATGCGAGCGCTCAGTCCTGATGGTAATATTACAACAGATACTTCTGGTATTACCGTAAAGAACGCTACTGAGGTGACCTTATTGCTCACAGCTGCCACCAGCTTTAACGGGTATGATAGATGCCCGGATAGTGAAGGACTGGATGAGAAAGCGCTGGTGGATGGATATCTTAAAAAAGCAGCGGCATTGTCGTACGACAACCTGTTGAAACGCCATGAGCAGGATTATCACTCTTTCTTTAAGCGCGTATCTCTTCAACTGGATGGCGCCGATCAGAGTGCATTGCCCACAGATGAAAGACTACGGCGTTACGCGGCAGGAGGGAAGGATGCAACATTAGAAAGTCTTTATTTCCAGTTTGGTCGTTATCTGCTGATCTCCAGTTCCCGTGCAAAGGCCGCTCCTGCCAATTTGCAGGGCATCTGGAATAAAGAGTTACGCGCGCCCTGGAGCTCGAACTATACCATCAACATCAATACAGAAATGAACTACTGGCCGGCAGAAGTGTGTAACCTGATGGAAATGCAAAGGCCATTGTACCAGTTGCTGAAAGAATTGTCTGTAACTGGTCAATATACAGCACGCAACTTTTATAATGCCCGCGGATGGGTGGCGCACCACAATACAGATATATGGGCCATCTCAAATCCTGTGGGCGATACCGGCAGGGGAGATCCCCAGTGGGCTAACTGGATGATGGGCGGTAACTGGTTATGCCAGTTCCTATGGCAGCATTATCGTTATACAGGCGACCTGCAGTTCCTGAGAGATACCGCATATCCCATCATGAGATCGGCAGCGCTTTTCAGCCTTGACTGGCTGGTGAAAGATCCTGCTTCGGGGTATCTTGTTACTGCACCCGCTACTTCTCCGGAGAATATGTTCGTGTTGGAAAACGGTACACGTGAAGCTGTATCTGTAGCCAGTACGATGGATATGACCATCATTCGTGAGCTGTTCAATAATGTGATCAAAGCAGGGGAAGTATTGCAGGTGGACAATGCGTTGCGTGATTCATTGCAGGTAGCTGCCGACCGCCTGTATCCTTTTAAAACAGGGAAGGATGGCAGCTTGCAGGAATGGTACAAAGACTGGCCTTCAGCTGAAGCAGAGCATCGGCATATATCACACTTATATGGTCTCTTTCCCGGCGATCAGATCTCTCCATCAGCAACACCCGAACTGGCCAATGCAGCCAAACGTACACTGGAGATCAGGGGCGACGGTGGTACCGGCTGGAGCAAGGCCTGGAAGATCAATACCTGGGCCAGGCTGGAAGATGGCAATCATGCATATAAATTATTGCGGGAGCTGCTGACATTAACAGGTAAAGGCTCCATCGATATGCATGATGCAGGTGGTACCTACGCTAACCTGTTTTGTGCGCATCCGCCATTCCAGATAGATGGCAATTTCGGAGGCACTTCCGGTATTGCGCAAATGTTGCTGAACGGACAGTCAAATGCCATACATTTGCTGCCTGCTCTTCCCGACAGCTGGGCCAGTGGTGAGGTAAAAGGCTTGCTGGCTTATGATGGTCATACAATTGACATGAGCTGGAAAGAAGGGAAGATCACTAAAGTAACGGTCCATGCCACAAGAGCGGGCACCTGTTATCTCGTATCAAAACATCGCCTGAAAGCGACCGGTAATGCACAGCTGGCGCCGATGAAACCAAAAGATCCATCCGCCGGTTATCCATATGCACTTAAAACAAGTGCTGGTGGCGTTTATACCTTACAGGGCGCAGAATAA
- a CDS encoding two-component regulator propeller domain-containing protein — protein MDKKLFILFLLAFLPALLRGQTSASQYQLTRIDITQGLSANQVNCILKDSRGFMWFGTMSGLNRYDGYNFKVFRQALSDSTTLSDNFISSLMEGPDGLLWLTTRNGQNIYHPDKGNFQRDIRPVLRQYGIPGDSVSQILKDKAGVYWFVLPKTGLFGYVPATHKTTKVSFKATENSAVTSIAEDAAGNIWIVHTDGLLQKMDGRSHQIVYQVQLPEQDGSSKQQDYQMMADNDSDLWIFSNSDIQGIYYYNQRQASFTHYNQNTGTIRLNTNIVRGVVQDNQGLIWIGTDHGGLNIIDKQKQSIQYLLNNSENPKSLSQNSINALYRDNSGIIWIGTYKKGICYYHENIVKFPLYQHQVFTANSLPYDDVNRFAEDAKGNLWIGTNGGGLIYFDRQRNTFKQYLHEANNPNSPSGNVIVSLWIDRAQKLWIGSYFGGLDCFDGSRFIHYKNDPADPNSLSDNSVWEIFEDSQQRLWVGTLGGGLNILDRSTGKFRRFVNGVSNTLRSPYIAALLEDRAGNIWIGTADGIDVMSKAGKFTHYDTVDKQAGGLSNRNIMCLFEDSRGLIWVGTREGLNLYDPATRKIRILRREDGLPDNTVLNILEAKDHTLWMSTANGISNLSIKGRSPGYAFHFKHYDESDGLQGREFNENAALKTSKGELVFGGGNGFNLFYPHSIAINRNVPPIVFTDFQIFNKSMEPGEAINGRTLLQQSITQTRQITLKYRENVFSVSFAALNYFHPEKNQYAYMLEGFNNEWLTTDGTVRKATYTNLDPGNYTFRVKASNNDGVWTPAPVELHITILPPFWRTPLAFLLYGLLIIGALILARRIVLERERLRARIEQEKQEAQRIHELDALKIRFFTNVSHEFRTPLSLIITPLEKILGKGLEGNLQQQLILIQRNARRLLNLVNQLLDFRKMEVQEIKLYTSEGDIVAFIKELTTSFSDLSEKKQIHLDFHSSIKELNMLYDPDKIEKIIFNLLSNAFKFTPEQGNISVDVQLQQGSVLAIIVKDTGIGIPLEQQERIFERFFQHDIPGSMVNQGSGIGLSITREFVKLHGGTITVDSAPGMGSCFTILLPIQGISGKPVTIAPETTAIMSAAPIAASGPVTYAGKKPVLLLIEDSEDFRFYLKDNLSVHFHIIDAPNGQIGWNILQQTVPNLVVSDVNMPEMDGLELCRRIRQQQRLAHLPVILLTARASEEDQLEALDNGATDYITKPFNYEVLLSRIRNIITQQASLKKTFQQHIDAHPEEIAISSQDELFIQQALQIVEKNISNPDFSVEELSRELHMSRVSAYKKLLSLTGKTPLEFIRSIRLKRAAQLLGKSQLTVAEVAYEVGFNNPKYFAKYFKLEYGVLPSAYKNT, from the coding sequence GTGGACAAAAAATTATTTATTCTATTCCTGCTGGCGTTTTTACCCGCCTTACTGAGAGGACAGACAAGCGCATCACAATACCAACTGACCAGGATAGATATTACACAAGGACTTTCAGCGAACCAGGTCAATTGCATCCTGAAGGACAGTCGCGGGTTCATGTGGTTCGGCACCATGTCGGGCCTTAACCGCTATGATGGTTATAATTTCAAAGTATTCCGCCAGGCGCTCAGCGACTCCACTACCCTTTCCGACAACTTCATCAGCAGCCTCATGGAAGGCCCCGACGGCCTGTTGTGGCTCACGACCCGTAATGGACAAAACATCTACCATCCTGACAAAGGGAACTTTCAGCGGGATATCCGGCCTGTACTCAGGCAATATGGCATTCCCGGCGATTCCGTCAGCCAGATCCTGAAAGACAAAGCAGGTGTGTACTGGTTTGTTTTACCAAAAACAGGTTTATTTGGATATGTACCTGCCACACATAAAACAACGAAGGTCTCTTTTAAAGCGACGGAAAACAGTGCTGTTACCTCCATTGCAGAAGACGCCGCCGGCAATATCTGGATAGTACATACGGACGGGCTCCTGCAAAAAATGGATGGCCGCAGTCACCAGATCGTTTACCAGGTACAGCTACCCGAACAGGATGGCAGCAGCAAGCAGCAGGACTACCAGATGATGGCCGACAATGACAGCGATCTCTGGATCTTCAGCAATTCTGATATACAGGGTATTTATTATTATAATCAGCGTCAGGCTTCTTTTACACACTATAACCAGAACACCGGTACAATAAGGCTCAACACGAATATTGTACGTGGTGTAGTGCAGGACAACCAGGGATTGATCTGGATAGGTACAGATCATGGCGGACTGAATATCATCGACAAGCAAAAGCAATCAATACAGTACCTCCTTAACAATAGTGAAAATCCTAAAAGCCTGAGTCAAAATAGTATCAATGCTTTGTACCGTGATAACTCAGGCATCATATGGATCGGTACATATAAAAAAGGCATTTGTTACTATCATGAGAATATTGTCAAGTTCCCTTTATACCAGCACCAGGTGTTTACCGCCAACAGTCTGCCTTATGATGATGTGAACCGCTTTGCGGAAGATGCAAAAGGTAATCTATGGATAGGTACCAATGGCGGCGGATTGATCTACTTCGATCGTCAGCGCAACACTTTTAAACAATACCTGCATGAAGCCAACAATCCCAATAGCCCCAGTGGCAATGTGATCGTAAGCCTGTGGATAGACCGTGCGCAGAAGTTGTGGATCGGCTCTTATTTCGGGGGACTAGATTGTTTTGATGGCAGCCGCTTCATTCACTACAAAAATGATCCGGCCGACCCTAACAGTCTTAGTGACAACAGCGTATGGGAAATATTTGAGGATAGTCAGCAACGCCTGTGGGTCGGTACATTGGGTGGAGGATTGAACATACTTGACAGAAGCACCGGCAAGTTCCGGCGCTTTGTCAATGGCGTATCCAATACCCTGCGATCGCCCTATATAGCGGCGCTGCTGGAAGACAGGGCAGGCAACATCTGGATAGGTACTGCTGATGGCATAGACGTCATGAGCAAGGCAGGTAAGTTCACGCATTATGATACGGTGGATAAACAAGCGGGGGGGCTGAGTAATAGGAACATCATGTGCCTGTTCGAAGACAGCCGTGGACTGATATGGGTAGGTACCCGTGAAGGATTGAACCTCTATGATCCTGCCACCAGGAAAATACGCATCCTGCGAAGGGAAGACGGCCTGCCCGACAACACCGTGCTGAACATTCTTGAAGCAAAAGACCATACACTCTGGATGAGTACCGCCAATGGTATATCCAACCTTAGTATAAAGGGACGATCACCAGGATATGCCTTTCACTTCAAGCACTATGATGAATCGGATGGGTTACAGGGAAGAGAATTCAATGAAAATGCAGCTTTAAAGACCAGCAAGGGAGAACTGGTCTTTGGCGGAGGTAATGGTTTCAACCTGTTCTATCCTCATTCAATTGCTATTAATCGGAATGTGCCGCCCATTGTATTCACTGATTTCCAGATCTTCAATAAAAGTATGGAACCGGGAGAAGCTATTAACGGGCGCACATTGTTGCAGCAATCTATCACACAGACCAGACAGATCACCTTAAAATACAGGGAGAATGTATTCTCTGTTTCCTTTGCGGCATTGAACTATTTTCATCCGGAGAAGAACCAGTATGCCTACATGCTGGAAGGGTTCAATAATGAGTGGCTGACCACGGATGGCACCGTGCGCAAGGCAACTTATACCAATCTCGATCCGGGCAACTATACCTTCCGCGTGAAAGCGTCCAACAATGACGGTGTATGGACACCTGCCCCGGTAGAATTACACATCACTATACTTCCTCCCTTCTGGAGAACGCCGCTGGCATTTTTATTGTATGGCCTGCTCATTATAGGTGCATTGATACTCGCAAGAAGGATTGTACTGGAAAGAGAAAGATTGCGCGCCCGCATTGAGCAGGAGAAACAGGAAGCGCAGCGTATACATGAACTGGATGCATTGAAGATCCGCTTTTTCACGAATGTCAGTCATGAGTTCCGCACCCCGCTGAGCCTGATCATCACGCCGCTGGAAAAGATACTGGGTAAAGGTCTGGAGGGTAATTTACAACAGCAGCTTATACTGATACAACGTAATGCACGCCGCCTGCTGAACCTCGTTAACCAGCTGCTTGATTTCCGTAAGATGGAAGTGCAGGAGATCAAACTATATACAAGTGAAGGCGATATTGTTGCATTTATAAAAGAGCTGACCACCTCCTTTTCCGACCTCTCGGAAAAGAAACAGATACACCTTGACTTTCACAGCAGCATCAAAGAGCTGAACATGTTATATGATCCGGACAAGATAGAAAAGATCATCTTTAACCTCTTAAGCAATGCATTCAAGTTTACCCCGGAGCAGGGCAATATTTCTGTGGATGTGCAATTACAGCAAGGGTCGGTATTAGCTATCATAGTCAAGGATACAGGGATCGGCATTCCTTTGGAACAGCAGGAGCGCATCTTTGAAAGGTTCTTCCAGCATGATATTCCGGGCTCTATGGTGAACCAGGGCAGCGGTATTGGCCTGAGCATCACACGTGAATTTGTGAAGCTGCACGGCGGCACCATCACTGTTGATAGTGCACCTGGCATGGGTAGCTGCTTTACTATCCTGCTGCCCATACAGGGCATCTCCGGAAAGCCTGTTACCATCGCCCCTGAAACTACAGCGATCATGTCTGCCGCTCCCATCGCAGCGAGCGGCCCTGTAACATATGCGGGGAAGAAACCGGTGCTGTTGCTGATAGAAGACAGTGAAGATTTCAGGTTCTATCTCAAGGATAACCTGAGTGTTCACTTTCACATCATCGATGCGCCCAACGGACAGATAGGATGGAATATCCTGCAGCAAACGGTTCCCAACCTGGTAGTAAGCGATGTGAACATGCCGGAAATGGACGGTTTAGAGCTTTGCAGGCGGATAAGGCAGCAGCAGCGACTGGCACATTTGCCCGTGATCCTGCTCACCGCACGGGCCTCGGAAGAAGACCAGCTGGAAGCGCTGGATAACGGCGCTACAGATTACATCACCAAGCCTTTTAACTACGAAGTGTTATTGTCGCGTATCCGTAATATCATTACCCAACAGGCATCCCTGAAGAAAACTTTCCAGCAGCATATAGACGCACACCCGGAAGAAATAGCCATCTCTTCGCAGGATGAGCTGTTCATTCAGCAGGCCTTACAGATTGTTGAAAAGAATATCTCCAACCCGGATTTCTCGGTGGAAGAATTAAGCCGCGAACTGCATATGAGCCGGGTATCTGCATACAAGAAACTTTTGTCCCTTACGGGGAAAACGCCGCTTGAATTTATCCGTTCCATCCGCCTGAAAAGGGCGGCACAGTTGCTAGGCAAAAGCCAGCTGACGGTAGCAGAAGTGGCGTATGAAGTAGGATTCAATAATCCTAAGTATTTTGCGAAATATTTCAAACTGGAATACGGCGTATTGCCTTCAGCCTATAAGAACACTTAA
- a CDS encoding SMI1/KNR4 family protein, with amino-acid sequence MQAFLNKLDSHLAGKRAAYYATLQPGLTTEEITALEKEFKVTIPADLRALYQWKNGQRDDSYEAFVNNSMFLSLEHALATGREYTSMIGSDFELENWWHPAWIPIFDNGGGDSICYDTAGVFTGIRGQIIEFWHADNDRNTIAPDLTSFIISLNHLYDTTAAADFDEYFEVKAPDGYPKGNYAGEAK; translated from the coding sequence ATGCAAGCATTTCTCAACAAACTGGACAGTCACCTGGCAGGTAAAAGAGCCGCTTACTATGCTACCTTACAACCAGGACTTACAACGGAAGAAATAACAGCGCTTGAAAAAGAATTTAAGGTAACGATCCCTGCAGATCTTCGGGCACTGTACCAGTGGAAGAACGGGCAGCGTGATGATTCTTATGAGGCATTTGTCAATAATTCCATGTTCCTGTCGCTGGAACATGCTTTGGCCACAGGAAGGGAATATACGTCCATGATAGGATCGGATTTCGAACTGGAGAACTGGTGGCATCCTGCATGGATTCCCATCTTCGATAACGGGGGTGGCGATAGTATTTGTTACGATACTGCAGGTGTATTTACCGGTATCAGGGGGCAGATCATCGAATTCTGGCATGCGGACAATGACAGGAACACCATTGCACCAGACCTGACCTCGTTTATCATTTCTCTCAATCACCTGTATGATACTACCGCCGCAGCGGATTTCGATGAATACTTTGAAGTAAAGGCGCCCGATGGTTATCCGAAGGGCAATTATGCGGGAGAAGCAAAATGA
- a CDS encoding WD40 repeat domain-containing protein: MANTFSQISLNIHQRLALEANPICITELADGGYLLNFNKDPHVIRLDSSLKQVWKKDLQAQTINYVNCMITASPDGKMMALSGNETIRILDLDANLLWALPHEPWGKFLGSPCAFSSDGQLIWFIIPGSSTMENDILYAVKACDYKVADTWMMDGNQDYNYMFYATPDNKAMIIEAAAGQDASLFYRVRLEDGKISCEELSQCHDRIMGSFSPDGREFVTAPHHEDGIELFSFPEITKTAVLESDELFAERNEYPTTDDGDSVEYVVLYVNDKTLLAFTRFGRLLLIDRESLSCRGELIPEGCEIRAYDMAGRPTTNPNAVIDYAGEIVTVALTKQHQLLLTHNSGEVRTYNLPETLF, from the coding sequence ATGGCAAATACATTCTCACAAATATCACTCAACATCCATCAAAGGTTGGCATTGGAAGCTAATCCCATCTGTATAACAGAGCTGGCTGATGGCGGCTACCTGCTTAATTTCAACAAAGACCCGCATGTCATCAGACTGGACAGCTCATTGAAGCAGGTCTGGAAGAAAGATCTGCAGGCGCAAACGATCAACTATGTCAACTGTATGATCACTGCAAGTCCTGATGGAAAGATGATGGCGCTCTCCGGTAATGAAACGATCCGCATATTAGACCTCGACGCTAATTTGCTGTGGGCATTGCCGCATGAGCCCTGGGGTAAGTTCCTTGGATCGCCCTGTGCTTTCTCTTCCGACGGACAACTGATCTGGTTTATCATACCGGGTTCTTCGACCATGGAGAATGATATCCTGTACGCGGTCAAAGCATGCGATTATAAAGTGGCTGATACCTGGATGATGGACGGTAACCAGGATTATAATTACATGTTCTACGCGACACCCGATAATAAAGCTATGATCATCGAGGCTGCCGCCGGACAGGACGCCAGTCTGTTTTACCGGGTGAGACTGGAAGACGGGAAGATCAGCTGTGAAGAGCTGTCCCAGTGCCACGACAGGATCATGGGAAGCTTCTCTCCGGATGGAAGAGAGTTTGTAACTGCCCCCCATCATGAAGATGGGATCGAGTTATTCTCATTTCCGGAGATAACAAAGACGGCTGTATTGGAAAGCGACGAGCTGTTTGCAGAAAGGAACGAATACCCCACTACAGACGATGGAGATAGTGTGGAATATGTGGTCCTGTATGTAAACGATAAAACGCTGCTCGCATTCACACGCTTTGGCAGGTTGCTGCTGATAGACAGGGAGAGCCTGAGCTGCAGGGGAGAGCTCATCCCTGAAGGTTGTGAGATCAGGGCCTACGATATGGCAGGCAGACCCACTACTAATCCTAATGCTGTCATTGACTATGCAGGAGAGATTGTCACCGTAGCACTCACTAAGCAACATCAGCTATTACTGACGCACAACTCCGGTGAAGTAAGAACTTACAATCTCCCTGAAACGCTTTTCTGA
- a CDS encoding VOC family protein, translating into MQKITPFLWFDTQAEEAAKLYTSLFTNSSIGKISRYPPGIPGQEGKVMTVEFTLDGQEFIALNGGPHYSFTPAVSMFIKCETQEEVDRLWAALTEGGTADRCGWLKDKFGLSWQVVPNGLQELLQDKDPGRAQRAVSAMMQMQKLDIEVLEEAAAG; encoded by the coding sequence ATGCAAAAGATCACTCCTTTCTTATGGTTCGATACCCAGGCAGAAGAGGCAGCGAAGCTGTATACTTCCCTTTTTACAAATTCATCTATCGGTAAGATCAGTCGTTATCCTCCTGGTATCCCGGGACAGGAAGGAAAAGTGATGACCGTGGAGTTCACCCTGGACGGGCAGGAATTCATAGCACTGAATGGCGGACCTCATTATTCCTTTACTCCGGCAGTGTCAATGTTCATCAAATGTGAGACGCAAGAAGAAGTGGATCGGTTATGGGCAGCGCTCACAGAAGGGGGAACAGCAGACAGATGCGGGTGGCTGAAAGATAAGTTCGGCTTATCCTGGCAGGTAGTGCCGAATGGCTTGCAGGAGTTGTTGCAGGATAAAGATCCGGGCAGGGCGCAGCGAGCTGTCAGTGCCATGATGCAGATGCAGAAACTGGATATCGAGGTGCTGGAAGAAGCGGCAGCGGGATAA